The Cygnus olor isolate bCygOlo1 chromosome 2, bCygOlo1.pri.v2, whole genome shotgun sequence genome contains the following window.
CTGGGTAGCTGAGCTGTATGACTCAAATTCTGCCCATTCATTCAGTCCAGTAATGCTGAACATGCAGTAGAAACTTTCCAACCTGCTGTCATCTTCTGTATTAGCAGGTTCCCTATGTCATAAACTGGTCCCAagcacctccccccccccttttttttttctctcttctctttttctatcCTTCATGTGTTCACAGAGTGGTCATAAATGCTTGATTCACTTTGTCTGTTTGTTGTTTGGCTCTTGCAGGTGAGAAACCAGGTCCAGAGCAAGACGAAGTTAAGCTGCAGAATGCCAGCAAGCAGATTGTGCAGACCGCTATCCTCCAAGCAGTGCAGCAAGTTTCCCAGGAAAGCCAACAAAAGGAGAGGCGAACAAACAGCAGTATGAGCCTCCAGCTAGAAAGAGGGAAATTAACCAAGAAGCATGAAAAGAAGTAAAGGAGCAGCTTGTTTATTTTGAtccttcagtgttttcagcCTTCTCTTTAGTATCAGCTGTATTGCTAGTGCAATGTTACTGttgtaaaacaaaccaaagtATAATCAACACCTAGACATAGAGTAAAGCTGCAATAGTCCTCGGCTGAGAAATATTAAGTGCATTAGATGACTAACTCCATATTTATGCAGTGCCTCTTAACAGAAACAATAATCTTAGATATAAAAGTAGTTTCAAGCACAAGCTGTTGTGGTATGgacttatttttgaaagcttgttGTCAGCGCACTTTCATATAAGTTCTGCACGCAGTGTTGCTGCCAGGTCAGCTGGCCAGACTCTTCTCTGAATTACTGGGTTCACTGAAGCTGTCTTCACCGAAGAAATAGTTTATTGTTGAGTGTAGTAGAATGCTTTCTGGCTGCCTTGAAACATGACTGTCCTCTGATTTGATTAACCATGGACAATGTGAAATGGCAGTATAAAGTTGATTTGGTAAGTTCCATgaaccaacttttttttttcatcctggaaagaaaagcaatccaGTGCAACTTTGCAGTGACTGTGATCTATGACTGTGATCATAGATCTGtgatctgtctttttttttttttaaagaagttaaaataagtACTGAAGTATGTCTACTTATTTGAAATACTTCTGAACTTCTGCATAAAAATCACTTGTGCCTCGAcaactgcttttaattttcttgataACGAAAGAAGAGAAACTGATGTACTGATATGGAGTTTGCTAGCTCcttcttcagttttgaaagTTTGCTGTGGCTTGATTTACAGACAACGGATACtggaatggctttaaaaaaggGTTTTgagtttattaatattttgaagaatGGAAATATACTGTGTCTGAGTTTTGTCATGATAGATATTTCTCACTTGCTGGGCATAAAGTGACTATATTTGCAATTGTCACAAAGACTGACCTAAAGTAGAACTGCTTTAAGCAGGTAGTACAGAACTTATCCTTAAGCTACTCTATATAGCTGAGGAAATCcatgatatttctgaaaatacacattGAATAAATGTAGCTTTCACTTTTATGCTCCCTTACTGTAATGATGATTGCACTATTACACATCTGAAATGAGTAACAGTATATTTCATTCTAGAAATGGTTTGTAGCTGTGCTGCATCCAAATTCTTGTGGTAATATACCTAGAAATACAGAGAAGCAGATGTGCAGGATCTGCAAAGAATGATACAAACTTTCATAACTGCTTTTCTACTCAGCAAGATGATTCTCAAAGAGACTTTTTGGTTTAAATAATTGGCTATTACTTAGTATGTCCTACTGCTTGTGTTAAACAGTTTCAGGATTCTTTCTGGTGGCCAAGGGCTTAGTCATGAATAGCCACATACTGGAATATTAAGCCTCTGagctctgcttgttttttttttgttgttgtttgtttgtttgtttgttttgttttccagcactgaCTCATACCAGATAATGATCTAGCTCAATcttctttcacttaaaaatggaaagaaaaattcaacATGATTAAAGTTGTTCTAAATCCtctaataataaaaactgaattgGATTGCAAGTACACAGTTCACTTCTATAGATGCTGAGTGAATTTTCTCATCCAAGCAAGCTTTGACATGTGGAAATATTTGGGTCTTGGGGCACGTGCATGTTTGTCATAATAGTCATTTTTTACCATTAGCTTTTTCTTCGACTGGCCTTCACTTGGGAGATAGCTCTTTTCTAACCACTCACTGCATCTTTGCTTTCTGAGATCCTAAGAAAACTGATCATGATCATGAGTCGAGGTTCGACTCTGAGGCTGATAAGCAGGCAAGCCTAGTGAATGAGGGAAAGCAAGTCTGTTGGAGAGACTggtgtaaaataatttttgccaAAGACTCACCTAGAGTGAtatagaaaggaaggaaagcaaaatcacCATTTATTTGGGattattctactttttttttttcctcagaaatttgCAAGGCAAGTCTTTTTATATATTCCTGgtaattatatttttagtaaTCTGACAGTAGTCTGGAAATTAGTTTGCATgtccatatattttctttaaaccatCGTGTTAGAAAAAGAGGAACTTCAAAAGCCAGTGAATCCAGGCTTTTGCCACTGCTTCATATAAGCCTATTCCACCCTTCCTATGCTATTCTACAATACCACTTTGCTGTTTTAGTCCTTTTAGACACACTGTTACTCAACCAGTACATTATGCATATCATTTCAGTGCTGCCAGAAGTCTAATATTTTGGAGAGAAGAATGGTaggaagagctgcagagccTTGAGGAGGTTTACTATGGTCTCTTATCAAGGCAAAACAAATACCCTTGCATAAATAGTGTAGTTTTCCCTGGGACCCAAATAATGCATCTCCTATCTGTAGTATATATCCCTAAATTAAGGCATGCATTTAGTATCGCCTGTTGGCAAAGGATGTTCTGCACACCACTTGCATCAGTATATGTAGTTGAGATCTGTACTGCATGTGAGAGAAatgcacaaaagaaaacttaacCCTTGACTTATTACATGCTCACTAAATGGTGAAAGCGGGTATTTTTGGTATCTTCACTGACAGATTATATTTTCTGGCAAAAATACAGACTAAAAATTATTACAGATGTGATGCAAGTCTGATTACAAATAAAGAAACTTTAACATCTTACATGTCTCTTGTTTCTCTtatcaaaagaaaggaagaaattttcagATTCACTATAAAATCTTTTATGAAGCAAACAGTATGCTCACGAGGTTTGTAGTACTGAGAACATTATTCACTACAATAATTCATATCTTAAAAGTGAGAGACAATCAAAATAGTCtctaaacatatttaaaataaattcacattttagCACTTGTCAGTTGTAAGTAGAAAGATACACAAATGTGAAAGTACAACTCTTGCATCTCTTTTCCTGAAGTAGAATCAGGTGTCTGTGGCTATCCTGCACTGTGCTTGCCATATTTTCATTTAGGTTGATTATCAAAGTTTTATTACTGTACTTGGGCTGTTCTTTGTAATGTAATCAGACACTGCCCATAAAGCAGCAACACCTACATGGAAATTCATATGGGCACAGCAGAACATTGTAAGAGATTACTATCTGCCTCTGTTCATAAATTTGTCAGCTCTGGGCAGTTACACTGGCAATCCCTGCTCTAAaatgtgagggaaaaaaataaaaataaataaaaagtaaataaaaagaaaataccccGCAAAACCATGTAACTTGGAAAATGAcgtcttcattttattttttcgGAGAAATAATAGCATTGTGTGATAACATTATAGTTAAAAGCTGGAAATTCTTGAATATCTATTCAATAGCAAATGATGCATCTAAAAATCTTAATTAAAGTCCCTACTGGTAtcatgtctgattttttttccatgtttttaaacATCACAGAATGTAGTGTGTCTACAATAAGAAGATTATAAAAATAGCAATGTAGATATTCTTGATATAACTACATTGAAATATGCTGCAGTTGTCGTTTACATGTGTGATAATGTCAAATGCAGGAGTTAATGTGTCATTACAAAAGGTTTatatgaaaaagtttaaaataatttggggaaaaagatAAAGGGAAGTAGAATAAATTTTTGAAAGGATATGGGATTCACTCTATTCTCTTGATTACCTTCTTggatctgagaaaaaaataaaaaatctatgAAGACCTGGATATTGGCATAGCCTAATTTCTCTCCATTGGTTCCTTCAACAAATTGTCAGATCAGTTTGTTAAAAGAGTATGTGGGAGTGAAGGGGAAAACTGAGCTGTTGATAATGTTCTCCTCACAGCCACCAGACACTCACTAAGGAGTGAGCAGCAGTAGTGACGTAGGCTGTTTTCCAATGGATTGGTTTCTCATGGCTGGCTCTTTGGGGCCCCATAAGATAAGTACTGACAAAACCTTTTGccttgtttcagtttttctggAACAAAGGGATTCTCTGAGGCCTAATAGGCTGCACTGTATCCTGCCTTTCAAAGGGAGAAGAAGCAAGGTCTCTTTTATCTACTTCTGTAGCTACTCCCACAAAACCTGCTGGATATCAATGTGTACGGGCTTCTGCTTTCAAAGACAAATGCATCTTCACCACGTTTAGTCAATTTGACCAACAACTTCCTTAATCCTTAAGAAGGGATGGATGAGTACACGTATTAGCTATGCCTGAGTTCTCTGGCAAACACCAAGAAATAGATGAgtattttaaaggcatttgTTTCAAAGCCGTTCTTGTCTGCCAggcagattttctttgtttaattaaCATAAGCAGCTTGTCTTTTCAATAGCTTTTCCTCCAGTGGCCTACTACTTGGTTTTTGTACATGAGCTTCCTAGTTTTAccattaaaataacaatagtTCACTTTAAGTTTGGGTTTGATTAGTTTGAACTCTGTGGAATTAGGTGTTCCATCATGGTGCAGCAATAAATGATGTCCTAGAGGAAAGGAAGTTGtggctttttcctccttcatggACTAGAGGAGGAACCCACTTAACTTGATTATAAAACACCAAAGTAAGATGTTCCTGTTAGCTTTAAGGAAAATGATCTATGTGTGCTTTCAGAGTTGAAACTCATTCAGAAACAACAGTTAGTGAAAACTCTAATCGCATGCTTTGTGGTCTGAGGTGGAATGAACATTACTGCATTGCTCTGAAAACTTACATGCTACTTCCTTGCATCTACTGAAGATTTTGAATTGCATCCTTTGGCAGAGTGGTACATTTGCTACTGCCCTTGCGATTGAATAGCTGCTATGCTTTGTACATGTGCATTTACGTGTACATTTGCATCCCAGAAGATTAAACCTCAGTCTCCAGTTGCCATAGTAGATGCCTTTGCCACGTATTTGCTTAGTAAACATATCTCCTActaatgctgttttctctctctctctctctctctttttttttttttttccacatgggACAGCTCATTCTGAAAAGCTATCAGTTCATCACGATGAACTATGAAAGCCATCTGCTTCCAGAACAAGGACAGTGAATATAATAAATCTTACTTGCCTCATTGGTAAGATATTGACCCTTTCCCACAGCTCACTGTATGTGTTTATTTCCAAGGAGGACAACTCTGTTAGCCAGTGCTTCCTTATATTCTCTTGCTGATGGATTGCCCATAAAACAGTGATCTTTTATACTTACTTCCAAGGCAAAAACTGTTCCTAGGGCACAGTTTGCCCCGGCTTGTGACCGTTTACTAGGTCTATCTGACTTCAGATTTCCCACAGACCGCATCAGTGAGCATTAGGTTTTCTGGATCTATAAGCAGGAACAGGGAGACTCGTACTTTTTGGGTTTAGATCACTGAAAGCTACAAGGAACAAAGTGGCCCTCtcagtgctgagctgcttttGCAGCTCTTCTCTTGACCTcatacatttctttatttttatgtattcacCTCCAGACAAAAGTCAAATAAGCAGATCCAAAAAAAGAGGGGTAGGGTACCTGAGAGGACCCAGTACATCCCTGAACCACTctctaatttaaataaataagcccCACACCATTTTCCCCTCTCATAATTGTGTGAAAGAACAAGAGGCTCCAAATTCCCATATTTCCTCATCACTTGAGACACTAGGATGCCACCTAGTTGAGAGCTCTGTTTCAGCTCAGAAGGTACaaattcttccctctgtttGCTACAGCTGGCTTCAAAGATCAGTGCCCAAGTCAGGTGGCACCTTGCCCATCACTGTGCTCAGAGGAGCTGGCTGGCTGgaacaaaaacatgtttagaGCCAATCTCCAAGGAGTAAATCTTTGTAGAAAGCACTGGGCTTCTACCTGGCCAGAAATTTTCCTCCACCACCTGGAGCAGCTAAACAAGTCTCTCCTTGTGTTGtgttgtggtggtgttttatttgtttgtttgtttgttttgtttgtttttcaaggaaataatattaataaagcCCCTGGGTGCTGTTCACTGCCAGGcaggaaagcaaacacagcACTCTAGCAAGCAAGTTTGGAATTCAGGACCGTTTTTCAGGGTACCTCATatgatgaaaaaacattttcttccaggcTAAAATTGGCACACCTGCTTCTATAACTTGCTGTGTGGCTTgagccttttctcctcttccttgcaATGCAAGGAAACACCAAAGATTAAGTTaaactccatttattttttcccctgctcttaTTTATTCCAGCTAACCTGTACTATTGTCTCTCAAGGTCACCTTCTTCCTtgctctagaaaaaaaacaaaaacaaaaaaaaaaaactaagaataAAATGTTGGCTCAGTCCCCTAGTCCCTGTTTAaatctctgttttccagcatttcagGTAACATTATTCCTtggtataggaaaaaaaaaaatatctttaccaCGTTtcattcttcaaatatttttgtctgtacCTGCATTGTGTGTAGAGATAGGTTTGTAGAAACTACTGCCATGTTACAACTCTGAAGCTGTCAAAACATCTATATACTACATATGCTAAATCTTTCTTTGAGAAAACCCTTACTCTTAGAAATCATATTATATAACTCCATCTGCCTTGGTAAGAATTAGGTTAACATCTATTTTGCCTGCTGGCAGGCTAGGAGGCTTGTGAGcttattttgttgatttttttttctttctttctgtccccTTTCAAATATCTGTATCTTAGCCTATTAGGATGCAAGTGTCTTGATTATTTGGAAAGTTAAACATGCAGCTAGGGAGCACATTGAGAGATTGAGAATTACAGTCCTAGCTGAGGTAACAGAGCTGCATACAGAGATGATGCCATACAACCCCAGGATCTGCGTGACCTGCAATTTGGAGGTACAATAATAAACAGTCTTTAACAGATTATGATGTCCGGATGCTAGCAGCTTTCAGTGTGCAGATGGTGATGCTGTCAGTAAATGTCAGCCTTCGGTCTCTAAACGCATGTCACATTTCATTAGGGCGC
Protein-coding sequences here:
- the AKAIN1 gene encoding A-kinase anchor protein inhibitor 1; the protein is MVFAPGEKPGPEQDEVKLQNASKQIVQTAILQAVQQVSQESQQKERRTNSSMSLQLERGKLTKKHEKK